A genomic stretch from Roseicitreum antarcticum includes:
- a CDS encoding DUF3800 domain-containing protein, which translates to MKFIYIDESGSRDQGDVFVTCGLMVDAYKLRKKTADFDQRLEALFAKHPGNRADFKTSRFINGKGGWREIDAVERKEFLKSVCELAVENGGKIFGLGLSFAAFDVATAAGHAQPVGTTYWLASAMFTACLVQKKMQAVKNSKGLTVVIMDDNKAEMPKLSDELYQGNAWFDGLYQLRGKKRGKAVWLERTKKDRFDHIINTAFAIKSDHSSMVQVADAMSYVYRRHLELAAVAETWVGEKDYYTELVAILEPARETHGHCPDEPCVKFFKSAKHPEWKL; encoded by the coding sequence ATGAAGTTCATCTATATCGACGAAAGCGGTTCGCGCGATCAGGGCGACGTCTTCGTAACGTGTGGCCTGATGGTGGATGCGTACAAGCTACGCAAGAAGACCGCAGACTTCGATCAGCGGCTTGAGGCTTTGTTCGCCAAGCATCCGGGAAACAGGGCGGATTTCAAGACGAGCCGGTTCATCAATGGCAAGGGTGGCTGGCGCGAGATCGACGCGGTGGAGCGAAAGGAGTTCCTCAAGAGCGTTTGCGAACTGGCTGTCGAGAATGGTGGCAAGATCTTCGGGTTGGGATTGTCTTTTGCCGCTTTTGACGTTGCGACAGCGGCAGGCCATGCTCAGCCGGTAGGCACGACTTACTGGCTTGCGTCGGCAATGTTCACAGCCTGCCTTGTCCAGAAAAAGATGCAAGCCGTCAAGAATAGCAAAGGTCTGACTGTCGTCATTATGGATGACAACAAGGCCGAGATGCCCAAGCTGTCAGACGAACTCTATCAGGGCAATGCATGGTTCGATGGCCTCTACCAGCTTCGGGGGAAGAAGCGCGGGAAGGCCGTCTGGTTGGAGCGCACTAAGAAGGATCGGTTCGACCACATCATCAACACGGCCTTCGCGATCAAGTCGGACCATTCTTCAATGGTGCAAGTCGCGGATGCGATGTCCTACGTCTACCGGCGGCATTTGGAATTGGCCGCCGTCGCTGAGACCTGGGTGGGCGAAAAGGATTATTACACCGAACTGGTCGCCATTCTCGAACCTGCACGAGAAACCCACGGCCATTGCCCGGACGAGCCTTGCGTCAAGTTTTTCAAGTCAGCGAAGCATCCGGAGTGGAAATTGTGA
- a CDS encoding type I restriction endonuclease subunit R has product MTFDAAEKHQSQIPALQLLVALGFTPLSQVDAVRMRGGRLRNVVLDDVLADQVQKINRFTHRGRDYSFDLEDAHEAIRRLKPTPDRQKGLRGTNQDIYDTLVLGTTITKTIQGDSKSYSFRYIDWETPSNNVYHVTAEVSVERTASTQTKRCDIVAYVNGIPFVVIENKRPTESLKKAGSQLIGYQNEDNIPQLFHFAQLLMVMNRVEARYATVGTPRQFWQLWRDEEDRDETIDPLTNRPLTTAEANAVFSGDFAFARAHFEALAAEGQRTITSQDRAIHAMCRPERLLDLIRRFTVFDGGTRKVARHQQFFGIRKAVERVRQFGLDGRRKGGVIWHTQGSGKSLTMVMLGRSLALDKLIPNPRILIVTDRDDLDKQIKDTFKSCELEPVRATSGAHLIDLIRNRTPLVTTIINKFDTAAKAAEHVDEDANVFVLVDESHRSQTGRYGGHSQFATRMRRLLPNACYLGFTGTPLLKKEKNTLSTFGGLIHKYAIDEAVADGAVVPLLYEGRLVEQEVNGGVIDRWFEKISEGLTENQKADLKRKFSRMDALSKTGQAIRAKAFDISEHFRQHWQGTGFKAQLVAPSKAAAVRFKEVLDEIGHVTSEIVISPPDDNEGNEEVDKESKDIVRVFWARMMARYKTEDEYTRQIIEAFKGSSDPEILIVVSKLLTGFDAPRNTVLYVCKSLREHNLLQAIARVNRLYEDGATEKQFGFIIDYEGLLGELDTALTTYSAFEGFDAADLAGTVHDVREEIRKLPQLHDQLWDLFKPVKNKKDMEQFEQFLADEAIRQEFYEKLKAFSRCLHISLSSDKLFDVFDEGKIDAMKRDWKQFSELRRSVQLRYQETVDVKEFEPKIQKLLDDHVVAMPAETIIEMVNINDPDALKAVVEETGVTEASRADRIASATRRAITEKMDEDPTFYRSFSELLEATIRDYRAKRISERDYLKNVVDLASKIARKDRGREVPEAIKGNDDGQAFFGILEGTLATDDGTPINSDEVASIALTIIDIIKSHHIVDVWSNDIAQNKMRNAIDDYFFDVLRDERGIELTHEVMDDLELKIMDLARARFPG; this is encoded by the coding sequence GTGACTTTCGATGCGGCCGAAAAACATCAATCCCAGATTCCGGCGCTGCAATTGCTCGTCGCACTTGGCTTCACGCCACTGTCCCAGGTTGATGCAGTTCGCATGCGTGGCGGCCGTCTGCGCAACGTGGTGTTGGACGATGTGCTGGCCGATCAGGTTCAGAAGATCAATCGCTTCACCCATCGCGGTCGGGATTATAGCTTTGACCTTGAGGACGCGCACGAAGCCATCCGACGATTAAAGCCCACTCCGGATCGGCAAAAGGGTCTCCGTGGCACCAACCAGGATATTTACGACACCCTCGTCCTTGGCACGACGATCACCAAGACGATCCAGGGAGACTCCAAGTCCTATTCGTTCCGCTACATCGATTGGGAGACCCCGTCGAACAACGTTTATCACGTGACGGCCGAAGTCTCCGTCGAGCGGACAGCTAGCACGCAGACCAAGCGGTGCGATATCGTTGCCTACGTGAACGGCATCCCATTCGTCGTGATCGAGAACAAGCGGCCGACCGAGAGCCTAAAGAAGGCCGGTAGCCAGCTGATCGGCTATCAGAACGAAGACAACATCCCGCAGCTGTTCCACTTCGCGCAGCTTCTCATGGTGATGAACCGAGTCGAGGCGCGCTACGCCACAGTAGGCACACCTCGGCAATTTTGGCAGTTGTGGCGGGATGAGGAGGACCGGGACGAAACTATCGATCCGCTGACAAATCGGCCCCTCACCACAGCAGAGGCCAACGCAGTCTTCTCAGGCGACTTTGCCTTTGCGCGCGCACATTTCGAGGCTTTGGCCGCTGAAGGTCAGCGCACGATTACGTCGCAGGACCGCGCTATTCATGCGATGTGTCGTCCGGAACGCCTACTTGATCTTATCCGTCGTTTCACAGTGTTCGATGGAGGCACACGCAAGGTGGCACGGCACCAACAGTTCTTTGGGATCCGAAAGGCAGTCGAACGGGTCCGCCAGTTCGGACTGGACGGGCGGCGCAAGGGTGGTGTGATCTGGCACACACAAGGGTCGGGTAAGTCGTTGACGATGGTGATGCTTGGGAGATCACTAGCGCTTGACAAGCTGATCCCCAATCCGCGCATTTTGATCGTCACCGACCGCGACGATCTCGACAAGCAGATCAAGGATACGTTCAAATCCTGCGAGTTAGAACCCGTGCGGGCGACCAGCGGCGCGCACTTGATCGATCTAATTCGGAACCGCACACCGCTCGTAACGACCATCATCAACAAATTCGATACGGCGGCCAAAGCTGCTGAACATGTTGACGAAGACGCCAATGTTTTCGTTCTAGTCGATGAAAGCCATCGCTCACAGACGGGTCGTTATGGCGGTCATAGCCAATTCGCCACGCGGATGCGCCGTCTGCTGCCAAATGCCTGCTATCTCGGTTTCACGGGAACGCCGCTCCTAAAGAAAGAGAAGAATACCCTCTCGACCTTCGGGGGCCTTATCCACAAGTACGCGATAGATGAGGCAGTCGCTGACGGAGCCGTGGTGCCTCTCCTCTATGAAGGCCGTCTTGTCGAGCAGGAAGTCAATGGCGGCGTTATTGACAGATGGTTCGAAAAAATCAGCGAAGGGCTTACCGAAAACCAGAAGGCAGACCTGAAGCGCAAATTCTCCCGCATGGACGCCCTGTCGAAGACCGGACAGGCGATCCGGGCCAAGGCCTTCGACATATCCGAGCATTTCCGCCAGCACTGGCAAGGCACAGGGTTCAAGGCACAGCTTGTCGCGCCTTCCAAGGCAGCTGCCGTTCGCTTCAAGGAAGTGCTCGACGAGATCGGGCATGTCACCAGCGAAATCGTCATCTCTCCTCCTGATGACAACGAGGGAAACGAGGAGGTCGACAAAGAATCGAAAGACATCGTGCGCGTCTTCTGGGCTCGAATGATGGCCCGCTACAAAACTGAAGATGAATACACGCGACAGATCATCGAGGCGTTCAAGGGCTCGAGCGACCCGGAGATCCTGATCGTGGTGTCGAAGCTGCTGACAGGGTTCGATGCGCCACGCAACACCGTGCTTTATGTCTGCAAGTCACTGCGCGAGCACAATCTGTTGCAGGCAATCGCTCGCGTGAACCGGCTCTACGAAGACGGAGCAACCGAGAAGCAGTTTGGCTTCATTATCGACTATGAGGGGCTGCTCGGGGAGCTGGATACCGCACTCACGACCTACAGCGCATTCGAGGGCTTTGACGCCGCCGACCTAGCCGGCACGGTCCATGACGTGCGCGAAGAAATCCGCAAACTGCCCCAGCTGCACGATCAACTCTGGGACCTGTTCAAGCCGGTCAAGAACAAGAAGGACATGGAGCAGTTCGAGCAGTTCCTCGCTGATGAGGCGATCCGTCAGGAATTCTACGAAAAGCTGAAGGCTTTTAGCCGCTGTCTCCACATCTCGCTGTCGTCGGACAAGCTCTTCGACGTGTTCGACGAGGGAAAGATTGATGCCATGAAGCGGGACTGGAAGCAGTTTTCCGAACTGCGGCGGTCTGTTCAATTGCGCTACCAGGAGACCGTTGACGTCAAAGAGTTCGAACCGAAAATCCAGAAGCTGCTCGACGACCATGTGGTTGCGATGCCAGCCGAGACCATCATCGAGATGGTAAACATCAACGACCCGGACGCGTTGAAAGCAGTGGTGGAGGAAACGGGCGTTACCGAGGCCTCAAGGGCTGACAGGATCGCCAGTGCGACGCGGCGGGCGATTACCGAAAAGATGGACGAAGACCCAACCTTCTATCGCAGTTTCTCCGAACTTTTGGAGGCAACGATCCGCGACTATCGGGCTAAACGCATTTCCGAGCGCGATTACCTAAAAAATGTTGTCGATTTGGCGAGCAAAATTGCTCGCAAGGACCGCGGCCGCGAAGTGCCGGAGGCGATCAAAGGCAACGACGATGGCCAGGCATTTTTTGGAATTCTTGAAGGCACGCTCGCGACCGACGATGGCACACCGATTAATTCAGATGAAGTTGCCTCTATTGCACTGACAATAATCGACATCATCAAGTCCCATCACATCGTCGACGTCTGGTCCAACGACATCGCTCAAAACAAAATGCGCAACGCCATTGACGATTATTTCTTTGATGTCCTGCGCGATGAGCGCGGAATCGAACTGACGCACGAAGTGATGGACGATCTTGAACTCAAGATTATGGACCTGGCCCGAGCGCGGTTCCCTGGATGA
- a CDS encoding M48 family metallopeptidase, which translates to MKPVGHSVRYGEHSIDFFIVRRDRTTLEIAVEPDASVVVAAPMDAPLLAIEEKVRKRAAWIRRQQRYFTQFLPRTPDRQYVAGETHLYLGRQYRLKVVPHVQAVVKLARGFIVVQTHRPERPEVTRELVDAWYRQKAQKKFAERLELNLLRFPAPEEFRPKGLIVRQLRQRWGSMSPSSRLMLNRRLIEAPVDAIDYVITHELCHIAVPHHGPEFFEILDRVLPDWPARKDKLEKKMA; encoded by the coding sequence ATGAAGCCTGTGGGACACAGCGTCAGATATGGTGAACACAGCATCGATTTCTTCATCGTGCGCCGTGACCGGACAACGCTGGAGATCGCTGTCGAGCCAGATGCTTCCGTGGTCGTCGCAGCGCCGATGGATGCTCCACTGTTGGCAATTGAAGAAAAGGTTCGAAAGCGCGCTGCATGGATCCGCCGTCAGCAGCGATATTTTACCCAGTTCCTTCCACGAACACCTGATCGGCAGTACGTGGCGGGCGAAACCCATCTTTACCTTGGACGTCAGTATAGGTTGAAGGTGGTTCCTCACGTCCAAGCCGTGGTAAAGCTCGCCCGAGGCTTCATCGTCGTGCAAACTCATAGACCGGAGCGACCAGAGGTCACACGCGAACTTGTCGATGCTTGGTACCGGCAGAAGGCCCAAAAAAAATTCGCTGAACGTCTCGAGTTGAATTTGCTTCGCTTCCCTGCACCCGAGGAATTCCGGCCGAAGGGATTGATCGTGCGTCAACTTCGACAAAGATGGGGATCCATGTCACCCTCTTCGCGCCTCATGCTCAATCGCAGGCTGATTGAGGCTCCCGTGGATGCCATTGACTATGTCATCACCCACGAACTTTGCCACATTGCCGTTCCACACCATGGCCCAGAGTTCTTTGAAATCTTGGATAGGGTTCTACCCGATTGGCCAGCTCGGAAAGACAAGCTTGAAAAAAAGATGGCTTGA
- a CDS encoding WGR domain-containing protein: protein MSHTVAQLEVFPTDLQMRRVDPALNMRRFYRMSIQPDLFGGASLVREWGRIGARGQMMIEQHPDEGRAVTALMKLAVVKKRRGYTP from the coding sequence ATGTCTCATACCGTCGCTCAACTTGAAGTGTTCCCGACCGACCTGCAGATGCGTCGGGTCGATCCCGCTCTCAATATGCGGCGCTTCTACCGCATGAGTATTCAGCCTGATCTCTTTGGTGGCGCCAGCCTCGTACGTGAATGGGGCCGCATCGGCGCGCGCGGGCAGATGATGATCGAGCAGCATCCCGATGAAGGGCGCGCCGTCACAGCGCTGATGAAGCTTGCAGTGGTGAAGAAGCGGCGGGGGTACACACCTTGA
- a CDS encoding DUF7146 domain-containing protein, whose protein sequence is MYSETEDLVRDLAANAESVCRAYLPAGRREGSYWIVGDLQNNPGRSLFVRLAGPASGPGAAGKFTDGATGEHGDLLDIIRERTGISRFPDLLAEARAHLGRPQPVLLDIPLPRKAKGTGGTPAAAARLFAASVPVAGTLAETYLRSRGITQCGASNALRFHPKCWHRNEGQTKPVPRPALIAAVTDGAGALQGVHRTWLAPDGQGKASVETQRRAMGHILGNAVRLSPHDDILVVGEGIETMLSLSEVVPGLPVWAALSSGHLGAVLLPEELSRLYIAIDRDPAGQRAGERLSARATEAGVSVRVLEPRLGDFNDDLRANGYEVLRQHLAEQIELEDRHRLKL, encoded by the coding sequence ATGTATTCTGAGACTGAAGACCTTGTTCGCGATCTGGCAGCAAATGCCGAAAGCGTTTGTCGTGCATACCTTCCTGCCGGGCGGCGGGAAGGGTCTTACTGGATCGTGGGCGATCTGCAGAACAATCCCGGCCGCTCGCTCTTCGTGCGGCTGGCGGGTCCGGCATCCGGTCCGGGCGCGGCTGGAAAGTTCACTGATGGCGCAACCGGCGAGCATGGCGATCTCCTGGACATCATCCGCGAGCGGACAGGGATCTCACGCTTTCCCGATCTTCTGGCTGAGGCCCGCGCGCATCTGGGCCGTCCGCAGCCGGTCCTCCTGGATATCCCGTTGCCAAGGAAAGCTAAAGGAACCGGCGGCACACCAGCCGCTGCCGCACGCCTGTTCGCGGCCTCGGTGCCGGTCGCAGGCACGCTTGCCGAAACCTACCTCCGCTCCCGGGGCATAACCCAATGTGGCGCGAGCAACGCCCTGCGCTTCCACCCGAAGTGCTGGCATCGGAATGAGGGCCAGACCAAGCCCGTCCCCAGACCGGCGCTGATCGCGGCTGTCACCGATGGGGCAGGGGCTTTGCAGGGTGTACATCGGACCTGGCTTGCGCCTGACGGACAGGGAAAGGCATCTGTCGAGACGCAGCGGCGGGCCATGGGTCACATCTTGGGCAATGCCGTCAGACTGAGCCCACATGATGACATCCTCGTGGTCGGCGAAGGCATCGAGACCATGCTGTCCCTGTCCGAGGTGGTCCCCGGCCTTCCCGTCTGGGCGGCGCTCTCGTCGGGCCACCTTGGAGCTGTCTTGCTGCCAGAAGAGCTCTCGCGCCTCTACATCGCCATTGACCGCGATCCGGCCGGGCAGCGCGCGGGGGAGAGGTTGAGCGCCAGAGCCACAGAGGCAGGTGTTTCCGTGCGGGTGCTGGAACCACGGCTCGGGGATTTCAACGATGATCTCCGGGCGAACGGCTATGAGGTGCTGCGCCAGCATCTGGCAGAGCAGATCGAGCTTGAGGATCGGCATCGCCTTAAGCTCTGA
- a CDS encoding DUF2493 domain-containing protein — MTIQTHDDAYEPAHTASQTAHALDELQLYGFRPFDEPDPRPMPDGQRLAVAVADIFDALVASLEDTRMEPDLEEVLWGQVNLFHRATARIERSLDDNEQAQRRLQREQDGSEVKSVELERLTAEGLTLIERRNCMDMMRDHAATEFVHHTGSAWRPRTGSMVNRQHMTAALIDSRDFLAAKRRAETEVMLPAGPKVALTGGTDFNDHRLIWGKLDQVKTKYPDMVLLHGGSPKGAELIAAKWAEARGVTQVAFKPDWTKHAKAAPFKRNDALLDVLPVGVLVFPGTGIQENLADKAKKLGIPVMKFEKGA; from the coding sequence ATGACGATCCAGACCCACGACGATGCTTATGAACCCGCCCACACCGCATCCCAGACCGCCCATGCGCTCGACGAGTTGCAGCTTTATGGCTTCCGCCCTTTTGATGAGCCCGATCCGCGCCCGATGCCAGATGGGCAGCGCCTCGCGGTTGCAGTCGCCGACATCTTCGATGCCCTCGTCGCAAGCCTGGAAGACACCCGCATGGAGCCCGACCTCGAAGAGGTGCTCTGGGGCCAGGTCAACCTGTTCCACCGCGCCACGGCCCGGATCGAGCGGTCGCTGGATGACAACGAACAGGCGCAGCGCCGCCTGCAGCGCGAGCAGGACGGCTCCGAGGTGAAATCCGTCGAGCTTGAGCGCCTCACGGCTGAAGGCCTGACCTTGATCGAACGGCGCAACTGCATGGACATGATGCGCGATCACGCCGCCACCGAGTTTGTCCATCACACAGGATCGGCCTGGCGGCCCCGCACCGGCTCGATGGTGAACCGACAGCACATGACCGCAGCCCTGATCGACAGCCGCGACTTCCTGGCCGCCAAGCGCCGCGCGGAAACCGAGGTGATGCTGCCCGCAGGCCCCAAGGTCGCCCTCACCGGCGGGACCGATTTTAACGATCACCGCCTGATCTGGGGCAAGCTCGATCAGGTCAAGACCAAATATCCCGACATGGTCCTGCTTCACGGTGGAAGCCCCAAGGGCGCCGAGCTCATCGCCGCTAAATGGGCCGAAGCCCGGGGCGTCACGCAGGTCGCCTTCAAGCCTGACTGGACCAAGCACGCCAAAGCAGCCCCCTTCAAGCGCAACGACGCGTTGTTGGATGTGCTGCCTGTGGGCGTCCTCGTCTTCCCGGGCACGGGGATCCAAGAGAACCTTGCCGACAAAGCCAAGAAGCTGGGCATCCCGGTCATGAAGTTCGAGAAGGGGGCGTGA